In Eremothecium gossypii ATCC 10895 chromosome IV, complete sequence, the genomic stretch CAGGACTTGATCGTCCTCGTCTTCGAAGTCCATCACGAAAAAGTCATCATCGCTGCCGACGATCTTCTCGTATAGGACCTTTGCTGCGGTGATGGCCTCGTCATATGAGATCTCCCCGGATGGCATCGCGGTGTAGAGCACGCCATTATCGCTTGCACCGACAGTGTGCTTAGCTTTTGATTCCAGATCAAATAGGGAGGGATCCACAACATCGAAGGGTGGAGTAGAGGAAAATTGCCTATAATAAAGCTTTAGCAGAAACCGCAGTCTTTCGCGAGGAACGTACTCCTTGAAAGACTTGCCTAGTTTTACTGAGTTAACAACCGGCCTGCCATTCTCAGCTACACCAAAAAGCTCTTTGCGATCTGCGAGATCGGAAGACTCACGCAATATGCTGGCCTCCATGGCTTCCAAGGTAGCATCAAGATCCAATTCACCCCGAGCGCCTGGTTCTGTGGTCGTCAGATACCAGACGCAGGTTCCCTTGGGACAAACCTCACTCCCAGACGATAGCACAACAACTTGGACTGCCCTTCTGTTTTTAGTTTTGAGCGATTCCGGAGGGAACACGACAACGGAAGCGTGTTCGTTTTCGTCTATCCACTCAGCGCAATCTTTCTCCACTACGCACGTCAGTCTTTGGACTTCGAACGGCTGCTCAGGCACGTTCTTGCTATCAGGAGGACGTTGCGTGGGCGAAACAACAACTTTCTCGGTGACCTGCGCCCTGGATCCATCCTGGAAGACAGCAACTCTTGTCTCAGGGTTGTAAGAGAGAAGACCATGCTGCAATTTGTACGTGGCACCTGCAACTGCAGCAGAGCGGCAGAAGCCTTGCGAGAGTTCGCCTGGGCCACCGTATTTCGAATAAAGGACAGGGAATGGGCCATATACATCAAAACTCGTCAGATACCGCCGGATACGTTGCAAAGCATTGGGCGTCTTGGTATCATGGCTATAACACAGGCCAATCGAGAAAACCAGTTCGGATATATGGTTATCGTCAAGCTTGAACTTCTCCCGCAGAAACTCCCCTATTGGTGTGTCAACGTACTCCTTCCATACCTCTGGATGTTTTTCCCAATCCAAAACAAACTTCAAAAAGCGCATTAGGCTGCGTTTAGTCATCAACATCAGCGACTGATCTGTGAAAATTTGCTGCTTCGAGTTCGTCAGCTTCTCGAAGTTGTCGTTCTCGTAGGTGTGGAAGTTCGATAGTGATTGGAACTCCAAGTATTGGTGCACACGTGAGTTAATCAGTATTGACAGCAAGTCCGACTTGGCAAACAGAATCTTACATGCCAGATCAATGCCAAACTCACGCGAAGCATATTTACCCTGTGGTCCCACGTTACTCGACACGTAGAGCTTCGCATTCTCGTAGCAGCCCGCATAGTGGCCATCGTTTACCGCTACCACCCAGGCCTTGAGCTGGTCGATTGTCAAAGTCGCGCTTGAGTCCCCGTAGTAGCTATTTGCATCCACGTGTAGCACACTTGAGCCCTGCCACGCCAGCGCCGCTGCCAATATCGATTCCACTAGTCCAGTGCCCGCAATCACCACGTCAACGTTCTCAGGTGTCGTATCCGGCAGCGGATCCTCAATCCCCGCCAGGTGTGGAACTACCAATTGTCCGCGCGAGTCCGCGTTCTTCATCAGTGAGGGACGACGCTCCGCCATGGACACGCGCCGCTCGGTGTTCATTATGTTGCCTTGCACACGTTTGCTCCGCTACGTTATCCCACCTACCTGTGGTGCTTGCAGAAAACTGGTCTGCACCTGCTCAATTATAGAATACCCTTACTTTAATACCTCCAGACGGGAATCTCAAAGCCTAGTTATTGCGATGCCTTGAGTTGTCTTATGTGTGGCGACTGCTCTGCAAAAATATTTTAAAATTGTTTTATGCATAAGCTAACTACTCCGTAACAGAATGACTCTACTTTAAGCTACCTTTCTCTGGGATCAATGTTCTCTCTCAACTTATCGATATTGGGACGAAGCGTTGCAGAGTATAAAAATTTTCACAATTTTTTCCGGATTTCGCGATGGTGCCCTTCAAGGTGCAGGATACGCCCTGACCCTGGGATAGTTGTGGCAAGCTGGCCTGTGCGGCTCTACAGGAGCGGCCCAGTGGTACTTGATTAGGGTCCCGGAGTGTAGTTCCGGTCAATAATATGTAGCAGCTATATTTAGGAATGTCACTCTCGTGCCACGGAGTTTTCGGTGAGGGGCATTGTAAGTTCTGAGATGGCTCCGCGTAGGGCAATGGTTATTGAGGTGGGAGAGCATGAGGCGACAGCACCCCCAACTAGCCATAGCTGGCCGCGGATGGCAAGAACAGAGACGGAGAGGAGATGGGTGTAATGCTGCGTGGAGTCGCGGTGAGCACTGCAGTCCAGGGGAGAGATGGTCATTGAGGGAATGGCGATAACGGCAGCGCTACAATTTAGTGCATCAACGGGTTCCTCGCGGGGCCGGTAGAAAGGCGGCGCTTCCGGAAAGAGGGACGAGATGTCCTGCTGGCTGAGACCGCCATAGAGGAGGAACTCGTCGCGAGAATGGAAAATGCTGTGGCCCACGGCAGGAAGGCCAATTGGCCGGCGCTCGCCGGAATCCGGGTCACGTGAATAAAGTGCGATCCGTGACCAGCGCTCGTCCGCTAAGTCGAACCACCACATGTCGCCGTATACCCGTGAGCCATCCGATCCACCATGGATTATGACTGTTTTGGCGTCCTTGTTGCCCGACAGTGGCGTGCGCTGGCGTGCGTCGCGGTTTGCAGGCCTGCCAACTTTTGCACTTGCTGGAAGATTGGCGAAAATTGCCTGACTCGTCTCTTCGGGAGTCGTGCAGATGTCCTTGGCATCGCGCAGCGTGTCTTCAAAGGAGAAAGTCCGGTTGAGGAGGTTACTGTCTACAATGCATGAGGCCATAAAGGCTCGTGGTTCTGGCCATGAGTTCTTCGAATCCGAACCGACACGAGTTATCAATGTAGCAGACGCACTTTCTGCAAACTTCATGTATCCTTTCTTACCCCTCGATAGCACAGTTACATCGACTCGCCACATGTCCTGTAACGCTTCGTATGAATGGTCATCCACCTGTCTGTACCCTCCCATTATGAATATGGTGGCAGCGTGTGTACTGGACACAGTCGATACCCTGCTGAGTGTCTGTTCCGAGCTCTGCTGGTGACAGTCATCTTCTGCCGAGCTAACGTATGATTGAGGACCTGTGCGCATAGAGCTAGCGGTACTCTTGCTATCTTCGCTTTCTGTACATCTGCTGATTGAGTTATTCATCTTAACTGAGATCTGCATATGACCAAATCGTGGAACTGTGGGACTAAATGCAGAAAACTTGGTAGGTTGCGTTACCAATTCAACCTTCACAAATTTAAAGAGTTGAACATCTAGGACATATGCCGTGTTATTTAGGAATGCCCTCCTGCTCAAGTAGTACTTTCCAGTGTCTTCGTCTATCACAGTCTCAGTTCTGATCTCAAAGCCGCCATAATAGAAAATATAACGATCTGACAGCTTTGATATGCGCCCACAGAGAAGCGGTGGAGGCACCTGGCCCGAAAGCTTTGGAATGCGCAGAGTAAACCCGTTAGCCGATACCACATAGAGGCGACGGTTAGAAAGTAAAGCAGGATTATTCACAAGCTGGTCATTAATCGGCGGTGGCAGGTTCTTAATGCCATCCACGTGGAAGTCATAGAGATCGGGTGCCCCGTCATCATTCTTGTAACAAGTTGTTAGGCCGCCTAAAATGTATATTTTGTTCTTGAGCTCTATAGATGAATGGTAGATGAGAGAAGGGAGGCTCTTCTCTCCAAAAAGGGGCAAGCTCGTGCTACCACCCATGAACAGTTCATTACTCGTCGGCACATTCGTCACCGATGCAGGAGACAGCTCTTTTGTCTCCAGCAAGCCCATTCCGTCGTTCCTGTCGTAATTTAAGCCGCTCGGGAGCAATTCCACAGGCCTCCCGTAATCTTCGCCGCATACCGGTATCCACATGTTGTTCTTACGCAACTGGTAGTTGGCATCGCGGTTGATTGTAGAAAGCTTGTCGTAGTATTTCACATAAGAGCGTCCCATATCACCTGAAATGGTATCTAAATCGCTGCCCATAACACCTAGGTGGTCGTGCCGCCCAAACTCATAGTCTGTGGGGCATTGAGATTGCAGTCCTCCCTCTACACCGTACGTAGTGGCCCGCCGTGAGCCCGTAGACCCTTCGCCTTCAGAGCTCCTGCAGGTCCACATCGCACCTGGGCCCCGTACTTGGCAAACAGTCGCATTGCGCGATGAATAGTAGCTCTTCAGTCGCTCCAGGTTCACTGCTTTTTCCTCGTCTACCCGCGACGGCTTCCGTAAGCTCGAAACGTAATAAGACTGCACCCTGGGAGCGGTATATTGCTGCGTGTATGTCGCTCGAACTTCTTCAGGAATCATGCACGACATTGTCCCGCTTTTCTGCACCTCCAACCTCTGCGGAGACAAGTACGAGTCCCGCCTCTGTGTCTCCGACTTACTCCCCACCATTCTTGCTGTACAATCTCTTATGATCCGAATAACTCAATATCTTTAAAATAGCAATGCACACGATCGCTAAGCCTTAGAAATCGGTAGTGCCTGGCGCTGTTGCTGCGGCAGATGAAACTTGGTGTAACAAATACCAGGCTGATTTTCCTTCAAGGTATAGCGAATTTTCAACAGTGTCTGTCATGTGATACATATTTATACAATATACAGAGACGATACATGATAGGTAGTAAGATAGGTAGCTATCGTATCATGTGCGCTGATGTGCATGCGTACTATCGAGTGGTCAAGATTATACGATCGGCAGCATCGCAGGGCGTCGGACGCACACTGGGCGTGTTCCCCACGGCTTGCCGGAAGCCGGCGTCAGCCATACCAGTAGTTGTGGTTGATAAAACTGTCTCTTCTATATTCCATCCCAAGGACCATTAGACGCAGCCTCAGGCTACTGCGACATGGCGAAGTTCTTTTTGCGTTTCTTGTTAGTGTAAGCGCCagagctggaggaggcgTGAGCGGCACTGCCGCCCGTACCGAGCCTGAGGGCCGCATCTGGAGCGACTGCAGACTGAGATCGCTTGAGGCGGCGCTTGGTGGTGCCGTCGGCATTGGGCGTGAAGGAATTTGCGTTGGTCATTATGAATTGGAACTTGGAGTGTTGCGGCTGGGAGGTCTTGGCACGAGCTTTGTCCCGCGGCGGATTCGCAGCAGTACGCACGCTGGCGGCGTCCAGGAAGAGGGTGGACGCTAGAGCGCCAGGTAGCGGTGTGGGCTGGCCAGGCTGTAGGGACGTAAGCGAAGGTATCAGTTGGGGCCTCGTGACGCTTTTGAAGGAGCCGAGCTTCGGAAGCTCTGGGACCCGCAGCGGCTCCACGGGCGGGGGCTTTGGGACCTTCGGGGTCGGCGACGCTGCAATGTCAAAAAGACGGTTATCGATGGCCGGCTCGCGCTGAGAGGCCAGGGGTGGCGACTCGCCAAGGTGTGCCCGCGCAGACTTCGTCACCGAAGACGTGAGCTGTATGGTAGTCGGAGAGGAGCCATAGCAGTCCTGGTCATCCGCTTCATCGCCGTCACACGCCACGGAGTCTCCGAGGCTGGGCTctgccgccggcgtcgCTGCCGCTACGGGAGCAGTCGGCAGCAGTGCGGATGCAAAGGAGGGAGATGAGGCAATAGCGCCCGCCAGCATGTCCGGCCTCTTGCCTGGACGGCTCTTCTTCGCGACCGGCGTGCGCATCAGTGTGCTCCCATGCTCCTTGCGCGCCCGCTGGAAGTCCGCCAGCGCACTGTTAGACGAAGCCACGCACGCACGCATGTACGGTGGCTCCACCTCTAGCTTCCGGCTGTGCGGTGTCAGCGCGTACAGCCGCTTGGACGGCGACGCCACGCTCCTGCCCGCGGAGTTGAGCATGTGGTTGATGTCGATATTCTGAAGCGGCGTCTGCTGCGGCCCGCTTTGCATaagctgctgctgctgctgcagaaaCTTCAAAGGCGTCCTGCCTGGCGTCTTGGCTGGCGTCTTCGCCTGCCACAGCCCCCCGCCCGCCGGCGACTCCTGCAACAgctcccgcagctgctccgtaccctccagcagcagctcatTCGAGAAGTTCTCAAAATTCAACACCATCGACGGCTGCGCGTTCACGTCGTTCAGCGACGTGCGTGTCTTGCCGGCCTCAACCTCCCCCTCCTTCTCCCGTCGCGTGCCCTGTGAGTACGGCGTGGGGAATGCCTGCGTCGCTGCCATGGGGCTTGTGAACGCATATCGCAGGTTTTCCTGCAGCACCTTATAAAactgctcctcctccgacTCCTGTTGGTCCATCTGCGACTGCTATGCCGCGCTCCACGCTCCTAATGCAACAGCTTGCGATCTTCGCTTGTGCTTGTTTATATCTGCGCCTGGGAGATCTCTGCGCTTGCGAATCTGGCTTCTTTGTGGTCAAGGTTGCCCCGGCCCCAAAATTCGCGTAAGGAGGGTAACTAGGCCGACGCTAGACGCATTGGCCTGCGTAAGCCACAGGCAGAGAGGGTTTTGAGACCACAGGGAGCGGCAGCCTGGGCTGGCAGCCGCATGCTAGAGCCAGTAGCGATGGAAGCAGGGCGGGAATCTCCATTGGAACGGGCGGGCGCAAACATGGAGGATTTCAAGAGCTCCAGCGCAGTGGGAACGGCGGTGCGCGCTGGGCAGCATTCCGGAAGATCACAAGAGGACGAGCGGTGCGGGCGGCCGCGTTACCGTGCGAACGATGCGTTTGCGGTGAAGGAGTTTGGGGCCAGCGAGGAAGCTTGGGAAGACCCAAGCTATATAGAGCGGCTAGGCAACTGGTCGATGAACTACGGAACAGTCCAGgtggccgcggcgcgcgccaaAGAGAACGCGCGGGAAGACGGGGAGGCCCAGTGGCGACGTTACATGCGGCGAGGGGGGCGGGGGACACCGCCTGGTGACTGGCACGTGAACCAGGGGCGGCCGGAGCTGGTGGTGACGACGTCGCTTTCGGACATTTCGGTGGTGCCCACGAACACGTTTCGGCGGCAGGCGGGCAGCCCGCAGGGACGCGGTAACGCATTCGAGCCAGCGATGGCAGTAGCGGACTCGGACGACGACCCGGCACAGGCCGCGAAGGACGTGTTTGAGAACGTTTTGCGGCAACAGAAGTCGAACTTCTTTAGCATGCGGGATGTGGGAGAgccgcgcagcagcgactCTGCGGGGGACTCGGATGCGGACTTCTTCGTGGGCGGGCGGACGGAGAGCCACCTTGACGGGTTGGGATCGCGCACAACGTCGAGCTCGTCCTTCCACTCCGAGCCACTCTCGCCCTCGCCGCCGGGCTCGCTGGCGCGCGACTCCGAGAGCCGCCAAGCGAAGCTGAAGCTGATAACACCCGAGGACGCAGGAATGGTATTCGACCACGAGAGGGGTGTGTGGGAGCCACTGGAAGGCCTTCAGAAGCGCAATGAATCGTCGACGAACATTGGGGCGTCGCACACAGTCAACACCTCGTTGTCCTACGAGGAGACCGGCGAGTCGCGGACTCCCAACCACGCGGTGAGGTCCGACTCGTATGCATATCAGGATGACACGCCACTTGCGCCGCCTCAGCTTGCAGAGAAATTCAAAATCCCAGCCGATATGACTTCGACCGAGGAACGCAGCGTCGCGGCGTCCGAACATCTGATCTCTCAGGGGGGTCGGCCGCGAAGCTCCTACCTGGCGGGTGTGAATGTCAGCCCTGGCAATATCACGGACatccagcagctggagaCCTCGTTCAGCCTGAGCCAAAGCGCGGTGGTGCGTGTGCTTTTGGACGTTATCCCGAACAAGCAGGACTGGGCCAACGTTGAGGAGTTGGACTTGAGCGGGAAGCAGCTCTCGACCTTGATCGGCCTGGACCAAGTTGTGCGCAACTGCTCCTCCTTAGATGTGTCCAACAACGAGCTCAATTCGTTGCAGGGCGTGCCGTCAGGGTGCATCCACCTAAACTGTAGCAACAACGGCATCGGTAGCTATATGTCGTTAACGCATCTACCCCATCTAGAGGCCTTGTGTCTTTCAAACAACAAGCTAAACCACAAGAATCTCTCCCTGCTTGAGCCCTGCCGCCACTTGAAGGTAGTGGACCTCTCCTTCAACAGCATCTCCGGGCTTCACTACCTTCCTACCAAGGCACATGTGCAGAAGCTCAACCTATCCCACAACAAGCTAGCCGGCGTGGTCGACTTTCTGCAGCTCTGTAAGGAGTCCATCTCCTGGCGCCATATCGAAGAGTTGGACCTCTCGGGCAACAAGATCACCTGCGTTCGCAACCTTGCATATCTTGTCCATCTTCGCATCTTACGTCTCGATGGCAACCCCATAGAGGTGGTTGATGGCGAAGGCAACGCCCAGATCCGCACTCTAACCATGGCCAACAATCCTGCTTTGCAGACCGTCGAGGGTTTCCCTGCATTGCGCATACTCAAATGTCGTGGAGAATCGCTCCAGTTGGTCGGCGGCTCCCTCCCAGAAACCCTAGAAACTTTGGAAATCGTCGGCGGCTACAAAAACTCCTACAAACGGTGGAACTGGCCCGAAGTGCTCCCCAAGTACCTCCGCACACTACGACTACGCCGGATGCAGCTATCTGCAGTGCCACCTATAATCAGCAGGATACCACTACGCTCCCTAGACCTCTCCCACAATTGTATTATCAACACCACGCAACTATTACACGCTCTTCCCAATACTCTTCAGGAGTTGAACCTCTTCGGAAATCCCCTCTGGGCAGCCAACGATAGTGACAGGCGCATGCTTGTCGAGGCAGTAAGGCTCTACATATTTTCGCAGCGAGGGACATGACAGGATATAGGGGCAGGTTCCATCGGACCGTGCACGGCGTCTGCTGCACCCCTCTCGGATCACACGATAGTGCCTGTGCGGGGTAGCAGCACGCCGCCTATTGTTAGGTGCAATGATCCTCGTGCACCACCAAGTAGTCGTATAGGCTACTGTGGCTTTGTTGGACACACGGCAACTAGAGCTAAACGCTTTCGGTTATCGGCATACGCGTTCCATGCCCTGTACGCCCTGTAGGAAAGCCACTGGCACCAAGCCCACCAAGCCCCCAACACATCAGTTGCAGCAGAGCAGGCTCCCGGTTGCGTTTATGAACTATTGAAAAGTATATATGGTTGTTTAGGATAGCTGGTGCTCGTCGCTACATGCTTAGCTGTCTTGTTTGTAATTTTATCGATACGTTTTAAGTCCATATATCGAGCCCTTTAGAATGTCGAAGAACGCGGAAGGAAACAATAAAGAAAACGGATCGGAGTCGGACCTTTCTGTCACAATCAAGTTGCCTAATGGCGTTGAGTACGAACAACCCACCGGGTTGTTCATCAACAACGAGTTTGTGCGCTCGAAGTTGGGCGGAATGATGGAGGTCATTGCGCCAGCCACGGAGGAGGTGGTGACGCGGGTGTACGAGGGTACGTCGGAAGACGTGGATATCGCGGTGAGTGCGGCACAGAAGGCTTTCAAGAGCGGCAAGTGGTTCGGCGCGGATCCGATGGTCCGGGTGAAGGCCTTGAGCAAGCTAGCAGACTTAATTGAGGAGGATCTGGAGGTGATTGCGTCGATTGAGTCCCTGGACAATGGGAAGGCCATCTCGCACGCCAGGTTCGATATTGGTATGGTGGTGAACTACTTGCGGTGCTGCGCAGGCCTTGCGGACAAGGTCGACGGCAGGAGCATCGATACGGGGTCCTCGCACCTCACGTACACCCGGCGTGAGCCAATCGGGGTGTGCGGGCAGATTATCCCCTGGAACTTCCCGTTGCTCATGTGGGCGTGGAAGGTCGGTCCTGCGTTGGCCACGGGTAACACAGTGGTGCTCAAGACCGCCGAGTTCACCCCACTATCGGCACTGTACGTCAGCAACCATGTGCGCAAGGCTGGGATCCCCGCAGGTGTGGTTAACATAATCAGCGGATACGGTAAGACGGTCGGGGAAGCAATAATCAGGCATCCAGGAGTAAAGAAGATAGCCTTCACAGGCTCCACGGCCACAGGGCGGCATATCTACGAAGTGGCGGCTAAGGATTTGAAGAAGGTGAGTCTAGAGTTGGGTGGGAAGTCACCTAATATCATTTTCGCCGATGCAGACCTCAAGAAGGCAGCTCAGAACGTGCTGAACAGCATCTTCTTCAACGGTGGGGAGGTCTGCTGCGCAGGATCGCGGATGTACATAGAGGAACCAATCTATGAGGAGTTTTTGCAGGAGATCAAGGCAGTTGCGGAGTCTGTTAAGGTGGGCGATCCCTTCTTGGAAGACACATTCCAGGGCGCACAAACCTCGCAGATGCAGCTGGACAAGATTCTCAGCTACATTGAGATTGGCAAACAAGAGGG encodes the following:
- the MRS6 gene encoding GTPase-activating protein MRS6 (Syntenic homolog of Saccharomyces cerevisiae YOR370C (MRS6)) translates to MNTERRVSMAERRPSLMKNADSRGQLVVPHLAGIEDPLPDTTPENVDVVIAGTGLVESILAAALAWQGSSVLHVDANSYYGDSSATLTIDQLKAWVVAVNDGHYAGCYENAKLYVSSNVGPQGKYASREFGIDLACKILFAKSDLLSILINSRVHQYLEFQSLSNFHTYENDNFEKLTNSKQQIFTDQSLMLMTKRSLMRFLKFVLDWEKHPEVWKEYVDTPIGEFLREKFKLDDNHISELVFSIGLCYSHDTKTPNALQRIRRYLTSFDVYGPFPVLYSKYGGPGELSQGFCRSAAVAGATYKLQHGLLSYNPETRVAVFQDGSRAQVTEKVVVSPTQRPPDSKNVPEQPFEVQRLTCVVEKDCAEWIDENEHASVVVFPPESLKTKNRRAVQVVVLSSGSEVCPKGTCVWYLTTTEPGARGELDLDATLEAMEASILRESSDLADRKELFGVAENGRPVVNSVKLGKSFKEYVPRERLRFLLKLYYRQFSSTPPFDVVDPSLFDLESKAKHTVGASDNGVLYTAMPSGEISYDEAITAAKVLYEKIVGSDDDFFVMDFEDEDDQVLDEKTYNESALTDDDDVDMLETEEVEFAGKIEL
- the GPB1 gene encoding Gpb1p (Syntenic homolog of Saccharomyces cerevisiae YAL056W (GPB2) and YOR371C (GPB1)), with the translated sequence MVGSKSETQRRDSYLSPQRLEVQKSGTMSCMIPEEVRATYTQQYTAPRVQSYYVSSLRKPSRVDEEKAVNLERLKSYYSSRNATVCQVRGPGAMWTCRSSEGEGSTGSRRATTYGVEGGLQSQCPTDYEFGRHDHLGVMGSDLDTISGDMGRSYVKYYDKLSTINRDANYQLRKNNMWIPVCGEDYGRPVELLPSGLNYDRNDGMGLLETKELSPASVTNVPTSNELFMGGSTSLPLFGEKSLPSLIYHSSIELKNKIYILGGLTTCYKNDDGAPDLYDFHVDGIKNLPPPINDQLVNNPALLSNRRLYVVSANGFTLRIPKLSGQVPPPLLCGRISKLSDRYIFYYGGFEIRTETVIDEDTGKYYLSRRAFLNNTAYVLDVQLFKFVKVELVTQPTKFSAFSPTVPRFGHMQISVKMNNSISRCTESEDSKSTASSMRTGPQSYVSSAEDDCHQQSSEQTLSRVSTVSSTHAATIFIMGGYRQVDDHSYEALQDMWRVDVTVLSRGKKGYMKFAESASATLITRVGSDSKNSWPEPRAFMASCIVDSNLLNRTFSFEDTLRDAKDICTTPEETSQAIFANLPASAKVGRPANRDARQRTPLSGNKDAKTVIIHGGSDGSRVYGDMWWFDLADERWSRIALYSRDPDSGERRPIGLPAVGHSIFHSRDEFLLYGGLSQQDISSLFPEAPPFYRPREEPVDALNCSAAVIAIPSMTISPLDCSAHRDSTQHYTHLLSVSVLAIRGQLWLVGGAVASCSPTSITIALRGAISELTMPLTENSVARE
- the NDD1 gene encoding Ndd1p (Syntenic homolog of Saccharomyces cerevisiae YOR372C (NDD1)) produces the protein MDQQESEEEQFYKVLQENLRYAFTSPMAATQAFPTPYSQGTRREKEGEVEAGKTRTSLNDVNAQPSMVLNFENFSNELLLEGTEQLRELLQESPAGGGLWQAKTPAKTPGRTPLKFLQQQQQLMQSGPQQTPLQNIDINHMLNSAGRSVASPSKRLYALTPHSRKLEVEPPYMRACVASSNSALADFQRARKEHGSTLMRTPVAKKSRPGKRPDMLAGAIASSPSFASALLPTAPVAAATPAAEPSLGDSVACDGDEADDQDCYGSSPTTIQLTSSVTKSARAHLGESPPLASQREPAIDNRLFDIAASPTPKVPKPPPVEPLRVPELPKLGSFKSVTRPQLIPSLTSLQPGQPTPLPGALASTLFLDAASVRTAANPPRDKARAKTSQPQHSKFQFIMTNANSFTPNADGTTKRRLKRSQSAVAPDAALRLGTGGSAAHASSSSGAYTNKKRKKNFAMSQ
- the NUD1 gene encoding Nud1p (Syntenic homolog of Saccharomyces cerevisiae YOR373W (NUD1)); translation: MLEPVAMEAGRESPLERAGANMEDFKSSSAVGTAVRAGQHSGRSQEDERCGRPRYRANDAFAVKEFGASEEAWEDPSYIERLGNWSMNYGTVQVAAARAKENAREDGEAQWRRYMRRGGRGTPPGDWHVNQGRPELVVTTSLSDISVVPTNTFRRQAGSPQGRGNAFEPAMAVADSDDDPAQAAKDVFENVLRQQKSNFFSMRDVGEPRSSDSAGDSDADFFVGGRTESHLDGLGSRTTSSSSFHSEPLSPSPPGSLARDSESRQAKLKLITPEDAGMVFDHERGVWEPLEGLQKRNESSTNIGASHTVNTSLSYEETGESRTPNHAVRSDSYAYQDDTPLAPPQLAEKFKIPADMTSTEERSVAASEHLISQGGRPRSSYLAGVNVSPGNITDIQQLETSFSLSQSAVVRVLLDVIPNKQDWANVEELDLSGKQLSTLIGLDQVVRNCSSLDVSNNELNSLQGVPSGCIHLNCSNNGIGSYMSLTHLPHLEALCLSNNKLNHKNLSLLEPCRHLKVVDLSFNSISGLHYLPTKAHVQKLNLSHNKLAGVVDFLQLCKESISWRHIEELDLSGNKITCVRNLAYLVHLRILRLDGNPIEVVDGEGNAQIRTLTMANNPALQTVEGFPALRILKCRGESLQLVGGSLPETLETLEIVGGYKNSYKRWNWPEVLPKYLRTLRLRRMQLSAVPPIISRIPLRSLDLSHNCIINTTQLLHALPNTLQELNLFGNPLWAANDSDRRMLVEAVRLYIFSQRGT
- the ALD4 gene encoding aldehyde dehydrogenase (NADP(+)) ALD4 (Syntenic homolog of Saccharomyces cerevisiae YOR374W (ALD4)), which codes for MSKNAEGNNKENGSESDLSVTIKLPNGVEYEQPTGLFINNEFVRSKLGGMMEVIAPATEEVVTRVYEGTSEDVDIAVSAAQKAFKSGKWFGADPMVRVKALSKLADLIEEDLEVIASIESLDNGKAISHARFDIGMVVNYLRCCAGLADKVDGRSIDTGSSHLTYTRREPIGVCGQIIPWNFPLLMWAWKVGPALATGNTVVLKTAEFTPLSALYVSNHVRKAGIPAGVVNIISGYGKTVGEAIIRHPGVKKIAFTGSTATGRHIYEVAAKDLKKVSLELGGKSPNIIFADADLKKAAQNVLNSIFFNGGEVCCAGSRMYIEEPIYEEFLQEIKAVAESVKVGDPFLEDTFQGAQTSQMQLDKILSYIEIGKQEGARVVTGGERLGEKGYYVKPTIFADVREDMRIVKEEIFGPVVTVTKFTNIDDLLEMANDTQYGLAAGVYSSSMKKAIDVANRLDAGTVWINTYNDFHCSVPFGGYKGSGFGREMGAEVVENYTQVKAVRALLL